A single region of the Bacillus cereus genome encodes:
- a CDS encoding spore germination protein has product MIWNWLRKKKKSNTTEKDETDNSEQQPSNQEDDNKEQTRSMKHNKGSNGEQKKEENKDSAQEQQQHSKQDESAQDQQQHSKQDESSQDQQQHSKQNDSAQDKQQSTKKEESSQNQQQNNSAQDQQQSSKQDDSAQDKQQSTKKEESSQNQQQNNSAQDQQQSSKQDDSAQDKQQSTKKEESSQNQQQNNSAQDQQQSSKQDDSAQDKQQSTKKEKSSQNQQQNNSAQDQQQSSKQDDSAQDKQQSTKKEESSQNQQQNNSAQDQQQSSKQNDSAQDKQHSGNNSIYDFTKPGKDRIHSLQDLIEKLKRSSDFVNYHTSDDETMPYWISYYRPSLDGEKLQKYLMPTLLERPNASLEELKEHIPMSGITITNDLQKIEDMVLKGHAIIQLNQQDQKCMLANIAIDNYRAPTPPLNESTVIGPQEGFVEDIDTNINLVRKRLPVLDLQTKEMIVGEFSKTKVVMMYLDNLAEKDNVDFLEESLRALEYDQINDSAYIQELMGEKSIFPLYINTERTDRVTKALIDGKIAIFVDGSPSVLLTPVSYFDFFISPEDYNVSWLYATFSRILRLIAVLFSICATPLYVAVLNYHYELIPSDLLETLILSRAQVPFPPLIEALFLELAIDLLREAGARLPMKVGQTLGIVGGIVIGQASVQAGLTSNILLIIVALSALASFITPIYKMGNAVRLLRFPFLIFAEIGGLFGISLGFIFLFTHLFRLTSLRKPYALFYPTRQQSVKDSWIRFPLTMIDTRDVQARPQHVKKAAKGISTKHRSDFDD; this is encoded by the coding sequence ATGATTTGGAATTGGCTACGTAAGAAAAAAAAATCAAATACAACAGAGAAAGACGAAACAGATAACTCGGAGCAACAACCTAGTAATCAAGAGGATGATAACAAAGAACAGACTAGAAGTATGAAACATAATAAAGGTAGCAATGGCGAGCAAAAAAAAGAAGAAAACAAGGATTCTGCTCAAGAACAGCAGCAACATTCTAAACAAGACGAATCAGCTCAGGATCAGCAACAACATTCTAAACAAGACGAATCTTCCCAGGATCAACAGCAACATTCTAAGCAAAATGATTCTGCTCAAGATAAGCAACAAAGTACTAAGAAAGAAGAATCTTCTCAAAATCAGCAGCAAAATAACTCAGCCCAAGATCAACAACAAAGCTCTAAACAAGATGATTCTGCTCAAGATAAGCAACAAAGTACTAAGAAAGAAGAATCTTCTCAAAATCAGCAGCAAAATAATTCAGCCCAAGATCAACAACAAAGCTCTAAACAAGATGATTCTGCTCAAGATAAGCAACAAAGTACTAAGAAAGAAGAATCTTCTCAAAATCAGCAGCAAAATAACTCAGCCCAAGATCAACAACAAAGCTCTAAACAAGATGATTCTGCTCAAGATAAGCAACAAAGTACTAAGAAAGAAAAATCTTCTCAAAATCAGCAGCAAAATAACTCAGCCCAAGATCAACAACAAAGCTCTAAACAAGATGATTCTGCTCAAGATAAGCAACAAAGTACTAAGAAAGAAGAATCTTCTCAAAATCAGCAGCAAAATAACTCAGCCCAAGATCAGCAACAAAGCTCTAAACAAAATGATTCTGCTCAAGATAAGCAACACTCCGGAAATAATAGTATTTATGATTTTACGAAACCAGGAAAAGACCGTATTCATTCTCTACAAGATTTAATAGAGAAGCTGAAAAGGTCTAGTGATTTTGTTAATTATCACACCTCTGACGATGAAACGATGCCTTATTGGATTTCTTACTATCGTCCTTCACTTGATGGTGAGAAATTACAAAAGTATTTAATGCCTACTCTTTTAGAACGACCTAACGCTTCGCTAGAAGAGCTGAAAGAACATATTCCGATGAGTGGTATCACAATTACGAATGACTTACAAAAAATTGAGGACATGGTTTTAAAAGGACATGCGATTATTCAATTGAACCAGCAAGATCAAAAATGTATGCTTGCAAACATTGCAATTGATAATTATCGTGCACCAACTCCTCCTTTAAATGAATCGACTGTTATCGGTCCTCAAGAAGGTTTCGTAGAGGATATTGATACAAATATTAATTTAGTCCGAAAACGTCTTCCTGTTTTAGATTTACAAACAAAAGAAATGATTGTCGGCGAATTTTCAAAAACAAAAGTTGTCATGATGTATTTAGACAACCTTGCTGAAAAAGATAATGTAGATTTTCTAGAAGAGTCTTTACGTGCTCTTGAATATGATCAAATTAATGATAGTGCTTATATACAAGAATTGATGGGAGAAAAGTCGATTTTCCCTCTCTATATCAATACAGAACGCACTGATAGAGTTACAAAAGCACTAATCGATGGGAAAATCGCTATTTTTGTTGATGGCTCTCCAAGTGTTTTACTAACACCTGTATCATATTTCGATTTTTTCATTTCACCTGAAGACTACAACGTCTCTTGGCTATACGCTACATTTTCAAGGATTTTACGCCTTATCGCCGTTCTATTCTCGATATGCGCTACACCGTTATACGTTGCAGTTTTAAATTACCATTATGAACTCATTCCGAGTGATTTACTTGAAACTTTAATTTTATCAAGAGCACAAGTACCATTCCCACCTTTAATTGAAGCACTCTTTTTAGAACTTGCAATCGACTTACTGAGAGAAGCTGGTGCGAGGTTACCGATGAAAGTTGGTCAAACGCTCGGTATTGTAGGCGGTATCGTAATCGGGCAAGCATCTGTACAGGCTGGTTTAACGAGTAATATTTTATTAATTATCGTTGCCTTATCAGCACTCGCTTCCTTTATTACACCTATTTACAAAATGGGTAACGCTGTTCGATTACTACGTTTTCCATTTCTTATCTTTGCCGAAATAGGAGGTCTCTTCGGGATTTCTCTTGGGTTTATCTTTTTATTTACTCATCTATTTAGACTTACTTCCTTACGTAAGCCGTACGCTTTGTTTTATCCGACAAGACAACAATCCGTTAAAGATTCTTGGATCCGTTTTCCATTAACAATGATTGATACAAGAGATGTGCAAGCAAGACCACAACATGTAAAAAAAGCAGCGAAAGGAATTTCAACAAAACATAGATCGGACTTTGATGATTAA
- a CDS encoding spore germination protein, which translates to MSKVQEKYQISPAFVFFLIHGAQFGAGVLGFARIIAKAAGYDGWIGVIITGIGIHILIWMMYFLLRETNGNLIDLHRQTFGKWLGNGFNIIFAAYFLIVSISVIRTYVEIIQVWMFPTASTFMLTIFLCLVSYYIISSGFRVITGICVISVGGTLGYLLLSLFVLKYSHWDNLLPIFTHSFSDILKAANLSIYSMTGFEIYLMVYPFVKKPMQSHKYAQYGALFSNLLYLFSTLLAFAFFSEKQLLKTIWSQLSMTQVIQLPFIERLEYIAISGYALVIITSFILPLWAATRATHEIFRVKQRGVLLAFILITLIVSQLLTNRHDINNFISNASKVSFWLIYVYIPILFIIVWVKRKWKKSKAN; encoded by the coding sequence ATGAGTAAAGTTCAAGAAAAATATCAAATATCTCCTGCCTTTGTTTTCTTCTTAATTCACGGTGCACAGTTTGGTGCTGGCGTTCTCGGTTTCGCTCGGATTATTGCAAAAGCTGCTGGATACGATGGATGGATAGGAGTTATTATCACAGGAATTGGTATCCATATTCTTATATGGATGATGTATTTTTTATTAAGGGAAACAAACGGGAATTTAATTGACTTACATCGGCAAACATTTGGAAAGTGGCTAGGGAATGGCTTTAATATCATCTTTGCAGCTTATTTTTTAATCGTCAGTATTTCCGTCATTCGAACATACGTTGAAATTATTCAAGTATGGATGTTCCCTACCGCTTCCACCTTTATGTTAACAATCTTTTTATGCTTAGTTAGTTATTACATTATTTCTTCTGGATTTCGTGTCATTACTGGCATTTGCGTCATCTCTGTTGGTGGTACACTAGGATATTTACTTCTTAGCTTATTCGTTTTGAAATACTCACATTGGGATAATTTACTTCCTATATTCACACATTCTTTTTCAGATATTTTAAAAGCCGCCAATCTGTCAATCTACAGTATGACAGGCTTTGAGATTTACCTCATGGTTTATCCATTTGTGAAAAAACCTATGCAATCTCATAAATACGCTCAATACGGGGCATTATTTTCAAATCTTCTATATTTATTTAGTACCCTTTTAGCCTTTGCGTTTTTTAGTGAGAAACAATTGTTAAAAACGATATGGTCACAACTTTCTATGACCCAAGTCATTCAATTACCATTCATAGAAAGGCTAGAATATATTGCAATTTCAGGCTATGCACTTGTTATTATTACAAGTTTCATCCTCCCCTTATGGGCGGCAACGAGAGCAACGCACGAAATATTCCGTGTAAAACAAAGAGGTGTTTTACTCGCTTTTATCCTTATCACTCTCATTGTTTCACAACTTTTAACAAACAGACATGATATTAATAACTTTATTAGTAATGCATCAAAAGTTAGTTTTTGGCTCATTTATGTATACATCCCAATCCTATTTATTATTGTGTGGGTGAAAAGAAAATGGAAAAAATCAAAAGCAAATTAA
- the gerHC gene encoding spore germination protein GerHC produces the protein MEKIKSKLILISCIALFSLTGCLQKNIIDDVQLIQGTVFDVAKDNKVKVTFVCPIQKKGNKVQVFEGSANAVKQVKADTSLESSQPFASGQMRVALYTIRLAKKGMSTSFDTLLRDVNIGNALYVGLLEGNGTELLKGKYTTSYNVAIYIKKLLEHNMETGPLPTDNLHVGAFRYYQEGQDYYIPILKKHGDKIKINGIGLFKKDKYIGKIAEKDMFIFKGLLEKHKLDSHEFKTDSAYVMINNIRSVPTYDIKIKNGKPSFFIHVHLDARIQELSKQINLENNKNTKKIEKNVQKQLDVQATKLIKQFKSLNIDPLGLGAKYKQHYRPFKLEEWRQMYKDVPVHIKYTVNITNSGVIE, from the coding sequence ATGGAAAAAATCAAAAGCAAATTAATACTTATTTCTTGTATAGCACTCTTCAGTCTAACTGGATGTTTACAAAAAAATATTATCGACGATGTACAACTTATTCAAGGAACCGTTTTTGATGTAGCAAAAGATAATAAAGTAAAAGTGACATTCGTTTGTCCCATTCAGAAAAAAGGTAATAAAGTTCAAGTTTTTGAAGGCAGCGCAAATGCGGTAAAACAAGTAAAAGCAGATACATCTTTAGAGTCTTCTCAACCTTTTGCTAGCGGACAAATGCGGGTCGCTCTATATACTATAAGACTTGCCAAAAAAGGAATGTCTACTTCATTCGATACATTACTTCGAGATGTAAATATAGGGAACGCTTTATATGTCGGCTTATTAGAGGGGAATGGTACTGAACTTTTAAAAGGAAAATATACGACTTCATACAACGTTGCAATTTATATTAAAAAGTTGTTAGAACATAATATGGAGACCGGTCCTTTACCAACGGATAATCTGCATGTAGGAGCATTCCGTTATTATCAAGAAGGGCAAGACTACTATATTCCAATTTTAAAGAAACATGGTGATAAAATAAAAATTAACGGAATTGGTCTTTTTAAAAAGGATAAGTATATCGGTAAAATCGCGGAAAAAGATATGTTCATATTTAAAGGACTATTAGAGAAACACAAATTAGATTCTCACGAATTTAAAACAGATTCTGCGTACGTAATGATTAATAATATTCGTTCTGTTCCAACTTACGATATAAAAATTAAAAACGGGAAGCCTTCTTTTTTCATTCACGTTCATCTTGATGCACGTATTCAAGAACTATCGAAGCAAATTAACTTAGAAAATAACAAGAACACAAAAAAAATTGAAAAAAATGTCCAAAAACAATTGGATGTACAGGCTACCAAATTAATTAAGCAGTTTAAATCTTTAAACATCGATCCTCTCGGGCTAGGTGCAAAGTATAAGCAACATTATCGCCCATTCAAATTAGAAGAATGGAGACAAATGTATAAAGATGTTCCGGTTCATATAAAATACACCGTAAATATTACAAATTCTGGTGTAATTGAATGA
- a CDS encoding VrrB protein yields MKGMDNNAPHGFFGGVSDSYGQMMFMGGDGQHGYGGIPSWMGGAAGGFPTSVAGMQTGMPTLTGGFPTSVAGMQTGMPTLTGGFPTSVAGAQTGIPVGVPTTFPSFVGGAQGGVPVGMPTTFPSVVGGVQTGFPVPTGVGVVAGGVGGVPQGVHGHHVHHGHHQHHGQQQHHGHHMHHGHHQHHGHQQHHGHQQHHGHQQHHGHQQHHGHQQQVHHQGQHQIHPQAVLYQTHQTHHGHHGQHHHHGQHHHHGQHHHQGQHQQQVHHQGHHQVHPQAVLYQTHQSHHHGHHGQHHHHGQHHHHGQHHHQGQQQHQGQQQQQYQQYQQQQQPWTGGVGAGAGTAAGTAGIAGAAGHAGH; encoded by the coding sequence ATGAAAGGGATGGACAATAATGCACCACATGGCTTCTTCGGAGGTGTATCGGATAGTTATGGACAAATGATGTTCATGGGAGGAGATGGTCAACACGGATATGGCGGAATCCCAAGTTGGATGGGAGGAGCCGCTGGAGGATTTCCGACGTCAGTGGCTGGCATGCAAACTGGAATGCCAACACTAACAGGAGGATTCCCGACATCAGTGGCTGGCATGCAAACTGGAATGCCAACACTAACAGGAGGATTCCCGACATCAGTGGCTGGCGCACAAACTGGAATTCCAGTAGGTGTACCAACTACATTCCCTTCTTTCGTAGGAGGAGCACAAGGAGGAGTGCCTGTAGGTATGCCAACTACATTTCCATCTGTTGTGGGAGGTGTACAAACAGGATTTCCTGTACCAACTGGCGTCGGTGTTGTAGCTGGTGGAGTCGGCGGCGTTCCTCAAGGTGTTCACGGTCATCATGTGCACCACGGTCATCATCAACATCATGGCCAGCAACAGCATCACGGTCATCATATGCACCACGGTCATCATCAACATCATGGCCATCAACAGCATCACGGCCATCAGCAGCATCATGGCCATCAACAGCATCATGGCCATCAACAGCACCATGGTCATCAGCAACAAGTACATCACCAAGGCCAACACCAAATTCATCCACAGGCTGTCCTTTATCAAACTCATCAAACTCATCATGGTCACCACGGTCAACATCATCACCACGGTCAACATCACCACCACGGTCAACATCATCACCAAGGCCAACATCAGCAACAAGTACATCACCAAGGCCATCACCAAGTTCATCCGCAGGCTGTCCTTTATCAAACTCATCAAAGTCATCATCATGGTCACCACGGTCAACATCACCACCATGGTCAACATCACCACCATGGTCAACATCACCACCAAGGTCAGCAGCAACACCAAGGTCAACAGCAACAACAATATCAACAATATCAGCAACAACAACAGCCTTGGACTGGTGGAGTTGGAGCAGGAGCAGGGACGGCAGCAGGAACAGCTGGTATTGCAGGAGCAGCAGGACACGCGGGTCATTAA
- a CDS encoding GNAT family N-acetyltransferase produces MENVTKASIDDLGSIVHIDMDVIGNDSRRNYIKHAIDAGNCIITKEDNSISGFLTYDTNFFDCTFLSLIIVSPVKRRRGHASSLISYMLRHSPTQKIFSSTNESNESMQKVFKANGFIRSGIIENLDEGNPELIFHAKKLRA; encoded by the coding sequence TTGGAGAACGTAACAAAGGCTTCAATCGACGATTTAGGTTCAATTGTTCATATAGATATGGATGTAATTGGAAACGATAGTAGACGAAATTATATTAAACACGCTATTGATGCAGGAAACTGCATAATTACAAAAGAGGACAATTCCATTTCTGGTTTTCTAACATACGATACAAATTTCTTTGATTGTACTTTCCTCTCATTAATAATTGTTTCGCCAGTCAAAAGAAGGAGAGGTCATGCAAGCTCATTAATCTCATATATGTTAAGGCATTCCCCTACTCAAAAAATCTTTTCTTCAACGAACGAGTCGAATGAAAGTATGCAAAAAGTGTTTAAAGCGAACGGTTTTATACGCAGTGGAATAATTGAAAACCTAGATGAAGGTAATCCAGAACTTATTTTTCACGCAAAAAAACTCAGAGCATAA
- the leuS gene encoding leucine--tRNA ligase encodes MSFNHQEIEKKWQGHWEENKTFRTPDETEKPKFYALDMFPYPSGAGLHVGHPEGYTATDILSRMKRMQGYNVLHPMGWDAFGLPAEQYALDTGNSPAEFTELNINTFRNQIKALGFSYDWDREVNTTDPNYYKWTQWIFLKLFEKGLAYVDEVPVNWCPALGTVLANEEIIDGKSERGGHPVERRPMRQWMLKITAYGDRLLEDLDELDWPESLKDMQRNWIGRSEGAEVHFNIDGTDEKFTVFTTRPDTLFGATYCVLAPEHALVADITTADQKEAVEAYINSVKMKSDLERTELAKEKTGVFTGAYAVNPVNGEKLPIWIADYVLATYGTGAVMAVPAHDERDYEFASVFNLPMKEVVKGGGITKEVYTGDGAHVNSAFLDGLNKEEAIVKMIEWLEVTSAGNQKVTYRLRDWLFSRQRYWGEPIPVIHWEDGTMTAVKEEELPLVLPKTENIRPSGTGESPLANIEEWVNVVDPETGKKGRRETNTMPQWAGSCWYYLRYIDPNNSEALVDPEKVKQWLPVDIYIGGAEHAVLHLLYARFWHKVLYDIGVVPTKEPFQQLFNQGMILGENNEKMSKSKGNVVNPDDIVASHGADTLRLYEMFMGPLDASIAWSENGLDGARRFLDRVWRLFIQDNGELSEKITDAPNKDLEKAYHQTVKKVTEDYAELRFNTAISQMMVFINDAYKAETLPKEYVEGFVKMIAPVAPHIGEELWSKLGYSETITYASWPTFDESKLVEDEVEIVVQIMGKVRAKLTMSKDASKEEMEQLALEAIKEQIEGKTVRKVIVVPGKLVNVVAN; translated from the coding sequence ATGAGCTTTAATCATCAAGAAATTGAGAAGAAGTGGCAAGGTCATTGGGAAGAGAATAAAACATTCCGTACGCCAGATGAGACAGAAAAACCAAAATTTTATGCGCTAGATATGTTCCCATATCCATCAGGTGCAGGCTTACACGTAGGTCATCCAGAAGGTTATACAGCGACAGATATTTTATCTCGTATGAAGCGTATGCAAGGATATAACGTTCTTCATCCAATGGGATGGGATGCATTTGGTCTTCCAGCAGAGCAATATGCACTTGATACTGGAAACAGCCCGGCAGAATTTACAGAGCTTAATATTAATACGTTCCGTAATCAAATTAAAGCATTAGGCTTCTCTTATGATTGGGATCGTGAAGTAAATACAACAGATCCAAACTACTACAAGTGGACACAATGGATCTTCCTAAAATTATTTGAAAAAGGCTTAGCTTACGTTGATGAAGTACCTGTAAACTGGTGCCCAGCACTTGGTACAGTACTTGCGAACGAAGAAATAATTGACGGTAAGAGTGAGCGTGGTGGGCATCCAGTTGAACGTCGTCCGATGAGACAGTGGATGTTAAAAATTACAGCTTACGGAGATCGTCTATTAGAAGATCTTGATGAGCTTGATTGGCCAGAAAGCTTAAAAGATATGCAGCGTAACTGGATCGGTCGTTCTGAAGGTGCAGAAGTACACTTCAACATTGACGGTACAGACGAGAAATTCACAGTTTTCACAACGCGTCCTGATACATTATTTGGTGCAACATACTGTGTACTTGCTCCAGAGCATGCTCTTGTTGCAGACATTACAACAGCAGATCAAAAAGAAGCTGTAGAAGCTTACATTAACTCTGTTAAAATGAAGAGCGATTTAGAGCGTACAGAACTTGCGAAAGAGAAAACTGGTGTATTCACTGGTGCTTACGCAGTTAACCCAGTAAACGGTGAGAAATTACCAATCTGGATCGCTGATTACGTTCTTGCAACTTACGGAACAGGTGCTGTAATGGCAGTTCCAGCTCACGATGAGCGTGATTATGAATTCGCATCAGTATTCAATCTTCCAATGAAAGAAGTTGTAAAAGGCGGAGGCATTACGAAAGAAGTGTACACAGGTGATGGTGCACACGTAAACTCAGCATTCCTTGATGGTTTAAATAAAGAAGAAGCAATCGTAAAGATGATTGAATGGCTTGAAGTAACGAGCGCAGGAAATCAAAAAGTAACGTACCGTCTACGTGACTGGTTATTCAGCCGTCAACGTTACTGGGGTGAGCCAATTCCAGTAATCCACTGGGAAGATGGCACAATGACAGCTGTGAAAGAAGAAGAATTACCATTAGTTCTTCCAAAAACAGAAAACATCCGTCCTTCAGGTACAGGTGAATCACCACTAGCTAACATTGAAGAGTGGGTAAATGTTGTTGATCCTGAAACTGGTAAAAAAGGTCGTCGTGAAACAAACACAATGCCACAATGGGCTGGTAGCTGCTGGTACTACCTACGCTACATCGATCCAAACAATAGCGAAGCACTTGTAGACCCTGAAAAAGTAAAACAATGGCTTCCAGTTGATATTTATATCGGCGGAGCAGAGCACGCAGTACTTCACTTACTATATGCTCGTTTCTGGCATAAAGTATTATATGATATCGGTGTAGTTCCAACGAAAGAACCGTTCCAACAATTATTCAACCAAGGTATGATTCTAGGTGAAAACAACGAGAAAATGAGTAAATCAAAAGGTAACGTTGTAAACCCTGATGATATCGTAGCAAGCCACGGTGCAGATACACTTCGTCTATACGAAATGTTCATGGGACCATTAGATGCTTCAATTGCTTGGTCTGAAAATGGTCTTGACGGAGCTCGTCGCTTCCTAGACCGCGTATGGCGCCTATTCATTCAAGATAACGGTGAATTAAGTGAGAAAATTACTGATGCACCAAACAAAGATCTTGAAAAAGCTTACCACCAAACAGTGAAGAAAGTAACAGAAGACTATGCAGAGCTTCGCTTCAACACAGCGATTTCTCAAATGATGGTATTCATCAACGATGCATACAAAGCTGAAACACTTCCGAAAGAATATGTAGAAGGTTTCGTAAAAATGATTGCACCAGTTGCACCTCACATCGGGGAAGAGCTATGGAGCAAACTTGGATACAGTGAAACAATCACATATGCAAGCTGGCCAACATTTGATGAGTCTAAACTTGTAGAAGATGAAGTTGAAATCGTTGTTCAAATTATGGGCAAGGTTCGCGCAAAACTAACAATGAGTAAAGACGCATCAAAAGAAGAAATGGAACAACTTGCACTTGAGGCAATCAAAGAACAAATTGAAGGGAAAACAGTTCGTAAAGTAATTGTTGTTCCTGGAAAACTTGTTAACGTTGTTGCAAACTAA
- a CDS encoding MDR family MFS transporter, with protein sequence MPRKVWLLVAGMIINVTGASFLWPFNTIYLHDHLGKSLSVAGMVLMINSLTGVIGNLLGGVLFDKWGGYKSILVGIVITLVSILGLVFFHGWPLYVVWLALIGFGSGMVFPSMYAMVGTVWPEGGRRAFNAMYVGQNVGIAIGTACGGLVASYRFDYIFLANFILYFVFFLIAFIGFRGMEDKKEPGVQKEVETKKGWTLTPGFKALLIVCVAYALCWVTYVQWQGAIATHMQELNISLRHYSLLWTINGAMIVCAQPLVSMLIRWMKRSLKQQIMIGIVIFAASFIVLSQAQQFTMFLVAMVTLTIGELFVWPAVPTIANILAPKDKLGFYQGVVNSAATVGKMFGPVVGGAIVDIYNMEVLFIAIMVMLVVALIATSIYDKRVKVEEAVEEKIAV encoded by the coding sequence ATGCCAAGGAAAGTATGGCTATTAGTAGCTGGGATGATTATTAATGTCACGGGTGCTTCTTTTTTATGGCCTTTTAATACAATTTATTTGCATGATCACCTAGGAAAATCTTTATCAGTGGCCGGAATGGTATTAATGATCAACTCGCTTACTGGTGTAATCGGAAACTTGCTCGGCGGTGTTTTATTTGATAAATGGGGCGGTTATAAATCAATTTTAGTAGGGATTGTCATTACACTCGTATCGATTTTAGGTCTTGTGTTCTTCCACGGATGGCCGTTATATGTTGTGTGGCTAGCATTAATCGGCTTCGGTTCTGGAATGGTCTTCCCATCGATGTATGCGATGGTTGGTACGGTTTGGCCAGAAGGCGGAAGACGAGCGTTTAATGCGATGTATGTTGGACAAAATGTCGGGATTGCGATTGGAACAGCGTGTGGTGGTTTAGTTGCGTCGTATCGTTTTGATTATATTTTCTTAGCGAACTTTATTTTATACTTTGTTTTCTTCTTAATTGCTTTTATTGGATTCCGTGGTATGGAAGACAAAAAAGAGCCAGGGGTACAAAAAGAAGTCGAAACGAAAAAAGGGTGGACGCTTACACCAGGATTCAAAGCACTTCTTATCGTATGTGTAGCATATGCTTTATGCTGGGTTACATACGTACAGTGGCAAGGTGCAATCGCAACACATATGCAAGAATTAAATATTAGCCTTCGTCACTATAGTTTATTATGGACGATAAACGGAGCGATGATTGTTTGTGCGCAGCCGCTTGTTAGTATGCTAATTCGCTGGATGAAGCGTTCTTTAAAGCAACAAATTATGATTGGAATTGTCATTTTTGCGGCGTCATTCATTGTGTTAAGCCAAGCGCAGCAATTTACGATGTTCCTCGTTGCGATGGTGACATTAACAATTGGTGAATTATTCGTATGGCCAGCAGTTCCGACCATTGCAAATATACTTGCACCAAAAGATAAATTAGGATTTTATCAAGGGGTCGTAAATAGTGCGGCGACTGTAGGGAAAATGTTCGGACCGGTCGTTGGCGGAGCAATTGTTGATATATACAATATGGAAGTATTGTTTATAGCGATCATGGTAATGCTTGTAGTAGCGCTTATTGCAACGAGTATTTACGATAAACGAGTAAAAGTAGAAGAAGCAGTTGAAGAAAAAATTGCAGTTTAG
- a CDS encoding cation:proton antiporter yields the protein MDTLIFEVGTALVLVAFAAILAAKLKFSIIPFLIILGMLVGPHAPDLGLIDLRFIESGEVISFLGRVGVIFLLFYLGLEFSIKKLIKSGKSIAFGGSVHISLNFILGLLYGYIMGFPLLETLIIAGIITISSSAIVAKVIVDLRRSGNKETELILGIIMFDDIFLAVYLSVVSGLVLGGATSFIGALTSVLIAVGYMLLFFVIARKATPFLNKVLDISSNEIFIIVIFAILFFVAGFSETIHVAEAIGALLLGLVFSETEHSDRIEHLVVPFRDFFGAIFFFSFGLSIDPFSLGGAVWLALGAVFITLIGNFTAGMFAGRKAGLSHKASTNIGLTLVSRGEFSIIVANIGIAGGLMATIKPFSALYVLILASLGPLLTKESGRIYSLLDKIFKWSAKERAKREKEVG from the coding sequence ATGGATACTTTAATCTTTGAAGTTGGAACTGCGTTAGTATTAGTAGCTTTTGCAGCTATCCTCGCTGCAAAGTTAAAGTTCTCGATTATTCCGTTTCTCATTATACTCGGTATGTTAGTGGGGCCCCATGCCCCTGATTTAGGACTTATCGATTTAAGGTTTATTGAAAGCGGAGAAGTTATTTCCTTTCTCGGCCGTGTTGGCGTCATATTCCTCTTATTCTACTTAGGGTTAGAATTCTCAATAAAAAAATTAATTAAATCAGGAAAGTCGATTGCTTTTGGGGGTAGTGTTCATATATCGCTTAATTTCATATTAGGCTTACTTTATGGATATATAATGGGCTTCCCCTTACTAGAAACATTAATCATTGCTGGAATCATTACAATTTCATCGAGTGCAATTGTAGCGAAAGTAATTGTTGATTTAAGAAGATCTGGTAATAAAGAGACTGAACTAATTTTAGGAATCATTATGTTTGATGATATCTTTTTAGCTGTATATTTGTCAGTTGTTTCAGGATTAGTACTCGGAGGTGCAACATCATTTATAGGTGCCCTTACATCGGTGTTAATCGCAGTAGGGTATATGCTACTATTCTTTGTAATCGCTAGAAAAGCTACGCCGTTCCTAAATAAAGTATTAGATATTTCGTCCAATGAAATTTTTATTATCGTAATATTCGCTATTTTATTCTTTGTGGCTGGATTTTCAGAAACGATTCATGTTGCTGAGGCAATTGGAGCGTTATTATTAGGGCTCGTTTTTTCTGAAACAGAGCATAGTGATCGAATTGAGCATCTCGTCGTCCCGTTTCGTGACTTCTTTGGAGCCATATTTTTCTTCAGCTTCGGTTTAAGTATAGATCCGTTTTCGCTTGGAGGAGCAGTGTGGTTGGCATTAGGAGCAGTTTTCATTACTCTCATCGGTAATTTTACAGCTGGAATGTTTGCGGGGCGTAAAGCTGGATTATCCCATAAGGCGTCTACGAATATTGGTTTAACGCTTGTATCACGAGGTGAATTCTCCATTATTGTCGCGAATATTGGAATTGCGGGTGGCTTAATGGCAACGATTAAACCATTCTCAGCTCTATACGTTTTAATATTGGCATCGTTAGGTCCTTTATTAACGAAAGAGTCTGGGAGAATATACTCTCTATTAGATAAGATATTTAAATGGAGCGCTAAAGAACGTGCGAAGCGAGAAAAAGAAGTTGGATAG